A window of Daphnia pulicaria isolate SC F1-1A chromosome 10, SC_F0-13Bv2, whole genome shotgun sequence contains these coding sequences:
- the LOC124313958 gene encoding protein winged eye-like isoform X2, which translates to MDPESGKVGQLQQAAMLVVAGSTRLNTSPMIPGMKTEFPGPPPVYDGHGFGPPVVLDLSPRGVDHHPSSIQSPYTPVTVDGECGGEMETRIKREVKTESPDSAGGDEDESGDDDQVDSGTQEEEEEMGGGGGCSRTMPRMPEASLFKWHQRRQQKRHQDEQLQVIQQPATVMTVDGSLPSPPPPPTDLDFVASIPKRKALIHPQRKHNATTASSSNVAIPVGIAVARQRREKCRSDTPMPPVHPKARRAAQSSPVSYPTDLLCNMSNSSAGSTEQQHLFSPSSLAGLSASYPAGRAVYNPTALYAGHPAAPSLVSTPAANWGWSNQAEYNAAVANSLWSTTDMNSIMGYSTYLPTPPSSSVSSSLLHQHHHHHHLAGGMTPSPFLLIPTACLDSYPRATVLWPGYAASAQSPWGLPPDMAATPTASWSLHPPVIGSAFELPLLRAESCEESSTHASKPECVTNSCPTNVADIKEERMSPEPPVPEKNEQPIPSETAQPLESVTTATEQTTIRVRDNLTTIPVSQDPIICVPNSLDDRRVPSPTVQENPAPLADYSGLQLLSDSIERFVSADQSKLTNQAETIKMVKKEHCSSSSSSDKPVTVEMAGNALDVLCAAALYQQSDPPPSTNESREILPDTSCGPRPAGFQVEFDFRSKLAELQRKYKEKQKELSSLKCKKKLDKKKKKKRSSSDKEEKASRRRNSSSSSSRDGSHHSATKQPEQSSEPAKIVSTSVDFIVPGRLELPSSTTATQRFTGDEVELPRIPTSYAAALASAANSLAPTLPTNAVIPAEKKKRKPDFPVRKQDSELTETIVPSKKRKFFQLFQWCHSGDPSATKKNKKKNSSGHKSKSPAKPKMKPKLKAELQLKQQPSSSSSEESEEETLEGEEKEDAEEECDRLERHCLPALQFLQLSDDSNAEIDTVSTTCIPPPPAPTPPPASTPTPIPTPPLASPTQPIPAPTTPPPATTCEPVIEVPVVERPTEPEKRDPEPTKDTTKSPWLLTQDLLQDGLRVLISEQEGLLHGGTVSGICPPDIYGVVVDGERGSRPRILSTEELLHEALLEVCPLGLSQLQVGTRVCGYWSRKSRCLYPGFVSNIHPATLPPNASHRSVAREDEIDVEFDDGDSGRIPVSQIRLLPPDYPVLERDPNPLLPIESRRHKRRISEPASATTAQIPVVAVKPSVHKETEGMAAVAAEVDEPAEKKNKKTEGDESKENNDDGNVQLKKCRKSKKHKKKHKKKRQIETSDELPPVLDQPDLIIPISPGLAIDHALEGAAADDSEPIVKMETRGSKEAVNYSASPLPRRAAAKTRSPEPQQPQQQQQRKTNKSKMAAFLPERQLWQWLGASFKKASKGKGRKEFYKAIHRGDEIIRVGDCAVFLSAGRPDRPYVGRIELLWQSWGGSMTVKVRWFYHPEETCGGRRLTNLKIPGALFESNHVDENDVQTISHCCTVSSLDEYRLLCKGKPDVNLNLDDNNSSGYDQFYLAGFYDPTSGHLSFESDVLEQ; encoded by the exons ATGGATCCGGAATCGGGCAAAGTCGGGCAGTTGCAGCAGGCTGCGATGCTAGTCGTTGCTGGATCGACACGTCTAAACACATCTCCAATGATTCCCGGAATGAAAACGGAATTTCCAGGACCTCCACCCGTCTACGATGGGCACGGTTTCGGTCCGCCCGTCGTCCTGGATCTGTCTCCCCGTGGTGTCGACCACCACCCTTCATCCATCCAGTCACCTTACACTCCTG TGACGGTGGACGGAGAGTGTGGCGGAGAGATGGAGACGCGGATCAAACGTGAAGTCAAGACGGAATCGCCGGATTCCGCCGGCGGTGATGAGGACGAGAGTGGAGACGACGACCAAGTGGATAGCGgcacacaagaagaagaagaagagatggggggaggaggaggatgtaGCCGGACGATGCCACGAATGCCGGAGGCGAGTCTCTTCAAATGGCACCAGAGGAGGCAGCAGAAACGGCACCAGGATGAGCAATTGCAAGTCATCCAGCAGCCGGCTACGGTGATGACAGTCGACGGCTCCttgccatcaccaccaccaccacccactgaTCTCGATTTCGTCGCTTCTATTCCCAAGCGGAAGGCTTTGATCCATCCGCAACGCAAGCACAACGCCACAACGGCCTCTTCATCGAATGTTGCCATTCCGGTCGGCATTGCCGTGGCCAGGCAGCGTAGGGAAAAATGCCGCTCCGATACGCCCATGCCGCCCGTCCATCCCAAAGCTAGGCGTGCCGCCCAGTCCAGTCCCGTTTCTTACCCAACGGACCTATTGTGTAACATGTCCAACTCATCCGCCGGATCTACTGAGCAACAACATCTCTTCAGTCCTTCTTCACTAGCTGGCCTAAGTGCAAGCTATCCGGCCGGAAGAGCCGTTTATAATCCAACGGCTCTTTACGCTGGCCATCCAGCAGCTCCGTCGCTCGTCTCCACTCCGGCCGCAAATTGGGGCTGGTCCAATCAGGCGGAGTATAATGCTGCGGTGGCCAACTCCCTTTGGTCGACAACTGACATGAACTCCATCATGGGCTATTCGACTTATCTACCCACTCCACCGTCATCCAGCGTCTCTTCATCTCTTCTGcatcaacatcatcatcatcatcatctcgctGGCGGAATGACTCCTTCGCCTTTCCTTCTGATCCCCACCGCCTGTCTGG ATTCGTATCCACGGGCAACGGTTCTGTGGCCGGGCTATGCGGCGTCGGCTCAGTCGCCGTGGGGACTCCCACCAGATATGGCAGCGACTCCGACAGCTTCATGGTCTCTCCATCCGCCGGTCATCGGGTCGGCTTTTGAACTGCCGCTTCTGAGGGCTGAGTCGTGTGAGGAGTCGTCCACCCACGCGTCCAAACCCGAATGCGTCACCAATAGTTGCCCCACCAACGTAGCAGACATCAAGGAAGAACGAATGAGTCCAGAACCGCCTGTTCcagagaaaaatgaacagCCGATCCCGTCCGAAACGGCCCAGCCGCTGGAATCTGTCACAACAGCGACGGAGCAGACAACCATCCGAGTCAGAGACAACCTCACCACCATCCCAGTTAGTCAGGATCCAATCATCTGCGTTCCAAATTCATTAGACGATCGACGCGTCCCTTCACCGACAGTCCAGGAGAATCCAGCGCCATTGGCGGATTATTCGGGATTGCAGCTCTTGTCGGATAGCATTGAGCGATTTGTTTCAGCTGATCAGTCGAAATTGACGAACCAGGCGGAAACAATCAAGATGGTCAAAAAGGagcactgcagcagcagcagcagcagcgacaagCCGGTGACAGTGGAAATGGCCGGAAACGCGCTAGATGTCTTGTGCGCGGCCGCCTTGTACCAGCAGTCAGATCCGCCTCCATCGACCAACGAGTCTagggaaattttgccggacacgTCATGCGGCCCACGCCCAGCCGGATTTCAGGTGGAATTCGACTTCCGCTCCAAGCTGGCTGAATTACAACGCAAGTATAAGGAGAAACAAAAGGAGCTGAGTAGCCTAA AATGCAAGAAGAAGttggacaagaagaagaaaaagaagcgatCCAGCTCTGACAAAGAAGAGAAAGCTTCACGAAGACGGaatagcagcagtagcagtagcCGCGACGGAAGCCACCATTCGGCAACAAAGCAACCAGAGCAGTCGAGCGAGCCGGCCAAAATCGTTTCGACGTCAGTCGACTTCATCGTTCCCGGTCGTTTGGAGCTGCCGTCATCTACTACTGCTACGCAACGGTTCACGG GTGATGAAGTGGAACTGCCGAGGATTCCGACTTCGTATGCGGCCGCTTTGGCGTCGGCTGCCAACTCTTTAGCCCCCACACTGCCGACCAATGCTGTCATTCcggcagagaagaagaaacgcaaACCGGATTTCCCTGTGCGGAAGCAGGATTCCGAATTGACCGAAACGATTGTGCCCAGTAAGAAGCgcaaatttttccaattgttCCAGTGGTGCCACTCGGGCGATCCATCTGCCaccaaaaagaacaagaaaaagaattcctCTGGACATAAATCCAAGAGTCCCGCCAAACCCAAAATGAAACCCAAACTCAAAG CCGAGCTCCAATTGAAGCAGCAgcccagtagcagcagcagcgaggaaagtgaagaagaaaCTCTGGAAGGAGAGGAGAAGGAAGATGCGGAAGAAGAGTGCGATCGACTGGAGCGACATTGTTTGCCAGCCTTGCAATTTCTTCAGCTGAGCGACGATAGTAATGCTGAAATCGATACTGTCTCTACGACTTGTATTCCACCACCACCGGCTCCTACTCCTCCACCGGCTTCCACCCCTACACCTATTCCCACTCCTCCACTGGCTTCCCCTACTCAACCGATACCTGCGCCGACTACACCTCCACCTGCGACGACGTGTGAACCGGTGATTGAAGTCCCAGTCGTTGAGCGGCCAACTGAACCAGAAAAACG CGATCCGGAACCAACAAAAGATACCACCAAATCGCCGTGGTTACTGACTCAAGATCTACTCCAGGACGGGCTACGCGTGCTAATATCGGAACAAGAAGGACTTTTGCATGGTGGCACCGTATCGGGGATCTGTCCACCCGACATTTACGGTGTCGTGGTAGACGGTGAGCGTGGCAGCCGGCCTAGAATTCTCTCAACGGAAGAACTACTTCACGAAGCA ttGCTGGAAGTTTGTCCGCTCGGTCTCAGCCAGCTGCAGGTCGGAACACGCGTTTGCGGCTACTGGAGTCGCAAGTCACGTTGCCTCTATCCGGGTTTCGTTTCCAACATCCATCCGGCCACTCTACCGCCTAACGCCA GTCATCGAAGTGTTGCACGCGAGGATGAGATCGACGTCGAGTTTGACGACGGCGACAGCGGCCGCATTCCCGTCAGTCAAATTAGACTTCTACCGCCAGATTATCCCGTGTTGG AAAGGGATCCTAATCCACTGCTGCCGATAGAGAGCCGACGCCATAAGAGGCGCATTTCCGAGCCGGCCTCTGCCACGACAGCCCAAATTCCCGTAGTAGCTGTCAAGCCGTCGGTTCACAAAGAGACAGAAGGaatggcggcggtggcggcggaagTGGACGAGCCGgccgagaagaagaacaagaaaacggAAGGTGACGAGTCTAAAGAAAACAACGACGATGGTAACGTCCAGTTAAAAAAGTGTAGAAAGagcaaaaaacataaaaagaagCACAAGAAAAAGCGCCAAATTGAGACGTCAGATGAGCTGCCTCCGGTGTTGGACCAGCCGGATTTGATCATTCCCATCAGTCCCGGATTGGCCATCGATCACGCTCTAGAGGGTGCGGCAGCGGATGACAGCGAGCCCATCGTCAAAATGGAAACGAGAGGCAGCAAAGAAGCGGTCAACTACTCTG CTTCGCCGCTTCCTCGCCGGGCGGCAGCCAAGACCAGATCTCCAGAGCCccagcagccgcagcagcagcagcagcgtaaaACCAATAAGAGCAAAATGGCGGCATTCCTGCCGGAACGGCAATTGTGGCAGTGGTTAGGCGCCAGTTTCAAGAAAGCATCCAAGGGGAAAGGCCGTAAAGAATTCTACAAAGCCATCCATCGCGGAGATGAAATCATCCGC GTCGGTGACTGTGCCGTGTTCTTGTCAGCCGGTAGACCTGATCGTCCCTACGTTGGCCGTATCGAGCTTCTCTGGCAGTCGTGGGGTGGTTCCATGACAGTTAAAGTTCGTTGGTTCTAccaccccgaagagacttgcGGAGGACGCCGGCTCACCAATCTCAAGATTCCg ggcgctTTATTTGAATCGAACCATGTCGACGAGAACGACGTGCAGACCATCTCACACTGTTGCACCGTCTCCTCACTAGACGAGTACCGCCTTCTGTGCAAAGGCAAACCTGacgtcaatttgaatttggacgACAACAACAGTTCTGGCTACGACCAATTCTACCTAGCCGGCTTCTATGATCCCACATCCGGCCACCTGAGCTTCGAATCGGACGTGCTGGAACAGTAG
- the LOC124313958 gene encoding protein winged eye-like isoform X1, whose protein sequence is MDPESGKVGQLQQAAMLVVAGSTRLNTSPMIPGMKTEFPGPPPVYDGHGFGPPVVLDLSPRGVDHHPSSIQSPYTPVTVDGECGGEMETRIKREVKTESPDSAGGDEDESGDDDQVDSGTQEEEEEMGGGGGCSRTMPRMPEASLFKWHQRRQQKRHQDEQLQVIQQPATVMTVDGSLPSPPPPPTDLDFVASIPKRKALIHPQRKHNATTASSSNVAIPVGIAVARQRREKCRSDTPMPPVHPKARRAAQSSPVSYPTDLLCNMSNSSAGSTEQQHLFSPSSLAGLSASYPAGRAVYNPTALYAGHPAAPSLVSTPAANWGWSNQAEYNAAVANSLWSTTDMNSIMGYSTYLPTPPSSSVSSSLLHQHHHHHHLAGGMTPSPFLLIPTACLDSYPRATVLWPGYAASAQSPWGLPPDMAATPTASWSLHPPVIGSAFELPLLRAESCEESSTHASKPECVTNSCPTNVADIKEERMSPEPPVPEKNEQPIPSETAQPLESVTTATEQTTIRVRDNLTTIPVSQDPIICVPNSLDDRRVPSPTVQENPAPLADYSGLQLLSDSIERFVSADQSKLTNQAETIKMVKKEHCSSSSSSDKPVTVEMAGNALDVLCAAALYQQSDPPPSTNESREILPDTSCGPRPAGFQVEFDFRSKLAELQRKYKEKQKELSSLKCKKKLDKKKKKKRSSSDKEEKASRRRNSSSSSSRDGSHHSATKQPEQSSEPAKIVSTSVDFIVPGRLELPSSTTATQRFTGDEVELPRIPTSYAAALASAANSLAPTLPTNAVIPAEKKKRKPDFPVRKQDSELTETIVPSKKRKFFQLFQWCHSGDPSATKKNKKKNSSGHKSKSPAKPKMKPKLKAELQLKQQPSSSSSEESEEETLEGEEKEDAEEECDRLERHCLPALQFLQLSDDSNAEIDTVSTTCIPPPPAPTPPPASTPTPIPTPPLASPTQPIPAPTTPPPATTCEPVIEVPVVERPTEPEKRSDPEPTKDTTKSPWLLTQDLLQDGLRVLISEQEGLLHGGTVSGICPPDIYGVVVDGERGSRPRILSTEELLHEALLEVCPLGLSQLQVGTRVCGYWSRKSRCLYPGFVSNIHPATLPPNASHRSVAREDEIDVEFDDGDSGRIPVSQIRLLPPDYPVLERDPNPLLPIESRRHKRRISEPASATTAQIPVVAVKPSVHKETEGMAAVAAEVDEPAEKKNKKTEGDESKENNDDGNVQLKKCRKSKKHKKKHKKKRQIETSDELPPVLDQPDLIIPISPGLAIDHALEGAAADDSEPIVKMETRGSKEAVNYSASPLPRRAAAKTRSPEPQQPQQQQQRKTNKSKMAAFLPERQLWQWLGASFKKASKGKGRKEFYKAIHRGDEIIRVGDCAVFLSAGRPDRPYVGRIELLWQSWGGSMTVKVRWFYHPEETCGGRRLTNLKIPGALFESNHVDENDVQTISHCCTVSSLDEYRLLCKGKPDVNLNLDDNNSSGYDQFYLAGFYDPTSGHLSFESDVLEQ, encoded by the exons ATGGATCCGGAATCGGGCAAAGTCGGGCAGTTGCAGCAGGCTGCGATGCTAGTCGTTGCTGGATCGACACGTCTAAACACATCTCCAATGATTCCCGGAATGAAAACGGAATTTCCAGGACCTCCACCCGTCTACGATGGGCACGGTTTCGGTCCGCCCGTCGTCCTGGATCTGTCTCCCCGTGGTGTCGACCACCACCCTTCATCCATCCAGTCACCTTACACTCCTG TGACGGTGGACGGAGAGTGTGGCGGAGAGATGGAGACGCGGATCAAACGTGAAGTCAAGACGGAATCGCCGGATTCCGCCGGCGGTGATGAGGACGAGAGTGGAGACGACGACCAAGTGGATAGCGgcacacaagaagaagaagaagagatggggggaggaggaggatgtaGCCGGACGATGCCACGAATGCCGGAGGCGAGTCTCTTCAAATGGCACCAGAGGAGGCAGCAGAAACGGCACCAGGATGAGCAATTGCAAGTCATCCAGCAGCCGGCTACGGTGATGACAGTCGACGGCTCCttgccatcaccaccaccaccacccactgaTCTCGATTTCGTCGCTTCTATTCCCAAGCGGAAGGCTTTGATCCATCCGCAACGCAAGCACAACGCCACAACGGCCTCTTCATCGAATGTTGCCATTCCGGTCGGCATTGCCGTGGCCAGGCAGCGTAGGGAAAAATGCCGCTCCGATACGCCCATGCCGCCCGTCCATCCCAAAGCTAGGCGTGCCGCCCAGTCCAGTCCCGTTTCTTACCCAACGGACCTATTGTGTAACATGTCCAACTCATCCGCCGGATCTACTGAGCAACAACATCTCTTCAGTCCTTCTTCACTAGCTGGCCTAAGTGCAAGCTATCCGGCCGGAAGAGCCGTTTATAATCCAACGGCTCTTTACGCTGGCCATCCAGCAGCTCCGTCGCTCGTCTCCACTCCGGCCGCAAATTGGGGCTGGTCCAATCAGGCGGAGTATAATGCTGCGGTGGCCAACTCCCTTTGGTCGACAACTGACATGAACTCCATCATGGGCTATTCGACTTATCTACCCACTCCACCGTCATCCAGCGTCTCTTCATCTCTTCTGcatcaacatcatcatcatcatcatctcgctGGCGGAATGACTCCTTCGCCTTTCCTTCTGATCCCCACCGCCTGTCTGG ATTCGTATCCACGGGCAACGGTTCTGTGGCCGGGCTATGCGGCGTCGGCTCAGTCGCCGTGGGGACTCCCACCAGATATGGCAGCGACTCCGACAGCTTCATGGTCTCTCCATCCGCCGGTCATCGGGTCGGCTTTTGAACTGCCGCTTCTGAGGGCTGAGTCGTGTGAGGAGTCGTCCACCCACGCGTCCAAACCCGAATGCGTCACCAATAGTTGCCCCACCAACGTAGCAGACATCAAGGAAGAACGAATGAGTCCAGAACCGCCTGTTCcagagaaaaatgaacagCCGATCCCGTCCGAAACGGCCCAGCCGCTGGAATCTGTCACAACAGCGACGGAGCAGACAACCATCCGAGTCAGAGACAACCTCACCACCATCCCAGTTAGTCAGGATCCAATCATCTGCGTTCCAAATTCATTAGACGATCGACGCGTCCCTTCACCGACAGTCCAGGAGAATCCAGCGCCATTGGCGGATTATTCGGGATTGCAGCTCTTGTCGGATAGCATTGAGCGATTTGTTTCAGCTGATCAGTCGAAATTGACGAACCAGGCGGAAACAATCAAGATGGTCAAAAAGGagcactgcagcagcagcagcagcagcgacaagCCGGTGACAGTGGAAATGGCCGGAAACGCGCTAGATGTCTTGTGCGCGGCCGCCTTGTACCAGCAGTCAGATCCGCCTCCATCGACCAACGAGTCTagggaaattttgccggacacgTCATGCGGCCCACGCCCAGCCGGATTTCAGGTGGAATTCGACTTCCGCTCCAAGCTGGCTGAATTACAACGCAAGTATAAGGAGAAACAAAAGGAGCTGAGTAGCCTAA AATGCAAGAAGAAGttggacaagaagaagaaaaagaagcgatCCAGCTCTGACAAAGAAGAGAAAGCTTCACGAAGACGGaatagcagcagtagcagtagcCGCGACGGAAGCCACCATTCGGCAACAAAGCAACCAGAGCAGTCGAGCGAGCCGGCCAAAATCGTTTCGACGTCAGTCGACTTCATCGTTCCCGGTCGTTTGGAGCTGCCGTCATCTACTACTGCTACGCAACGGTTCACGG GTGATGAAGTGGAACTGCCGAGGATTCCGACTTCGTATGCGGCCGCTTTGGCGTCGGCTGCCAACTCTTTAGCCCCCACACTGCCGACCAATGCTGTCATTCcggcagagaagaagaaacgcaaACCGGATTTCCCTGTGCGGAAGCAGGATTCCGAATTGACCGAAACGATTGTGCCCAGTAAGAAGCgcaaatttttccaattgttCCAGTGGTGCCACTCGGGCGATCCATCTGCCaccaaaaagaacaagaaaaagaattcctCTGGACATAAATCCAAGAGTCCCGCCAAACCCAAAATGAAACCCAAACTCAAAG CCGAGCTCCAATTGAAGCAGCAgcccagtagcagcagcagcgaggaaagtgaagaagaaaCTCTGGAAGGAGAGGAGAAGGAAGATGCGGAAGAAGAGTGCGATCGACTGGAGCGACATTGTTTGCCAGCCTTGCAATTTCTTCAGCTGAGCGACGATAGTAATGCTGAAATCGATACTGTCTCTACGACTTGTATTCCACCACCACCGGCTCCTACTCCTCCACCGGCTTCCACCCCTACACCTATTCCCACTCCTCCACTGGCTTCCCCTACTCAACCGATACCTGCGCCGACTACACCTCCACCTGCGACGACGTGTGAACCGGTGATTGAAGTCCCAGTCGTTGAGCGGCCAACTGAACCAGAAAAACG CAGCGATCCGGAACCAACAAAAGATACCACCAAATCGCCGTGGTTACTGACTCAAGATCTACTCCAGGACGGGCTACGCGTGCTAATATCGGAACAAGAAGGACTTTTGCATGGTGGCACCGTATCGGGGATCTGTCCACCCGACATTTACGGTGTCGTGGTAGACGGTGAGCGTGGCAGCCGGCCTAGAATTCTCTCAACGGAAGAACTACTTCACGAAGCA ttGCTGGAAGTTTGTCCGCTCGGTCTCAGCCAGCTGCAGGTCGGAACACGCGTTTGCGGCTACTGGAGTCGCAAGTCACGTTGCCTCTATCCGGGTTTCGTTTCCAACATCCATCCGGCCACTCTACCGCCTAACGCCA GTCATCGAAGTGTTGCACGCGAGGATGAGATCGACGTCGAGTTTGACGACGGCGACAGCGGCCGCATTCCCGTCAGTCAAATTAGACTTCTACCGCCAGATTATCCCGTGTTGG AAAGGGATCCTAATCCACTGCTGCCGATAGAGAGCCGACGCCATAAGAGGCGCATTTCCGAGCCGGCCTCTGCCACGACAGCCCAAATTCCCGTAGTAGCTGTCAAGCCGTCGGTTCACAAAGAGACAGAAGGaatggcggcggtggcggcggaagTGGACGAGCCGgccgagaagaagaacaagaaaacggAAGGTGACGAGTCTAAAGAAAACAACGACGATGGTAACGTCCAGTTAAAAAAGTGTAGAAAGagcaaaaaacataaaaagaagCACAAGAAAAAGCGCCAAATTGAGACGTCAGATGAGCTGCCTCCGGTGTTGGACCAGCCGGATTTGATCATTCCCATCAGTCCCGGATTGGCCATCGATCACGCTCTAGAGGGTGCGGCAGCGGATGACAGCGAGCCCATCGTCAAAATGGAAACGAGAGGCAGCAAAGAAGCGGTCAACTACTCTG CTTCGCCGCTTCCTCGCCGGGCGGCAGCCAAGACCAGATCTCCAGAGCCccagcagccgcagcagcagcagcagcgtaaaACCAATAAGAGCAAAATGGCGGCATTCCTGCCGGAACGGCAATTGTGGCAGTGGTTAGGCGCCAGTTTCAAGAAAGCATCCAAGGGGAAAGGCCGTAAAGAATTCTACAAAGCCATCCATCGCGGAGATGAAATCATCCGC GTCGGTGACTGTGCCGTGTTCTTGTCAGCCGGTAGACCTGATCGTCCCTACGTTGGCCGTATCGAGCTTCTCTGGCAGTCGTGGGGTGGTTCCATGACAGTTAAAGTTCGTTGGTTCTAccaccccgaagagacttgcGGAGGACGCCGGCTCACCAATCTCAAGATTCCg ggcgctTTATTTGAATCGAACCATGTCGACGAGAACGACGTGCAGACCATCTCACACTGTTGCACCGTCTCCTCACTAGACGAGTACCGCCTTCTGTGCAAAGGCAAACCTGacgtcaatttgaatttggacgACAACAACAGTTCTGGCTACGACCAATTCTACCTAGCCGGCTTCTATGATCCCACATCCGGCCACCTGAGCTTCGAATCGGACGTGCTGGAACAGTAG
- the LOC124314281 gene encoding transcription factor MafK-like, whose amino-acid sequence MKKGDKKDRNANANKFDLEPLSPSPCLGISDDELVSISVRDLNRQLKLRGLTREEIVRMKQRRRTLKNRGYAASCRIKRIEQKDELEQEKVGELSETEKLAEDNGKIREEIEALHRKYEALQKFALQKKIPLPSEMDPLH is encoded by the exons atgaaaaaaggtgACAAGAAAGATAGGAATGCTAATGCCAACAAATTTGATCTG GAACCTTTGTCTCCATCCCCTTGTCTGGGTATTTCTGATGATGAGTTAGTATCCATATCTGTTCGAGACTTGAATAGACAACTCAAACTTAGAGGTTTGACAAGAGAAGAG ATAGTTAGGATGAAGCAACGCCGTAGAACCTTAAAGAACAGAGGTTACGCAGCTAG ctgtcGCATCAAGAGGATAGAGCAAAAGGACGAACTGGAGCAGGAGAAAGTTGGTGAGCTTTCAGAAACAGAGAAGCTGGCAGAAGATAATGGCAAGATCCGTGAAGAGATTGAAGCCCTTCATCGCAAATATGAAGCCCTACAGAAATTTGctcttcaaaagaaaattcctttgccTTCAGAAATGGATCCACTGCACTAA